A region of Haliotis asinina isolate JCU_RB_2024 chromosome 9, JCU_Hal_asi_v2, whole genome shotgun sequence DNA encodes the following proteins:
- the LOC137296523 gene encoding uncharacterized protein, producing MAHHSAYKGALSQPASDSTSECPKDIIKKAMGCFSDLASGVTKGQPAQFARSMPLDYHMIREYCQEGGHMTRFLSCIDNLQRQCENAQEAEVLLQIINPERVRTSVPNLCGNIDLIEGSADCLNREMTRDSNCKNSAKEMIKKGMAETPRNVSALFIVQCRFFNILAECQRTSVKENCGEQQANLHADFILSFVPNTCSDSNSSITSTGDVTTNRPLRTSEETATLLGVSPYQKHSPSYTATAKSSVDTTREPKDKVPELSGDKVPEQILKTLPPFLKDDEKLGLKVGMKSRRHSDDDADDEKITNAGESVAVCLGLVISLVTSLLLIEQ from the exons ATGGCACATCACAGCGCATACAAAG GTGCACTGTCTCAACCGGCGAGTGATTCTACAAGCGAATGCCCAAAGGATATCATTAAAAAGGCTATGGGATGTTTCTCGGACTTGGCATCAGGGGTCACTAAGGGTCAGCCCGCTCAGTTTGCAAGATCCATGCCTTTGGACTATCATATGATCAGAGAATATTGCCAAGA GGGAGGTCACATGACCCGTTTCCTTTCATGCATTGACAATCTGCAGCGACAATGTGAAAACGCACAGGAAGCGGAAGTGTTACTTCAGATCATCAATCCTGAACGCGTGCGCACAAGTGTCCCAAATCTATGTGGAAATATTGATT TAATTGAAGGGTCTGCAGATTGCCTGAACAGAGAGATGACGAGGGACTCCAACTGCAAGAACTCAGCCAAGGAGATGATAAAGAAAGGGATGGCCGAGACTCCCCGTAATGTCTCCGCCTTGTTCATTGTGCAGTGCAG GTTCTTCAACATCCTTGCTGAGTGTCAACGGACGTCCGTGAAGGAGAACTGTGGCGAGCAACAAGCCAACCTCCACGCCGATTTCATCCTGTCATTTGTGCCCAACACATGCTCAGACAGCAACTCCTCAATAACATCTACAGGAGATGTCACCACAAACAGACCTCTTCGAACATCAGAGGAAACGGCCACCTTGCTGGGCGTGTCACCATACCAAAAACACTCCCCATCTTACACAGCTACGGCCAAATCATCTGTGGACACCACACGCGAACCAAAAGACAAGGTTCCTGAACTCTCTGGGGACAAAGTCCCTGAACAGATCCTCAAAACTCTGCCACCATTCTTGAAGGATGATGAGAAGCTGGGGCTGAAGGTGGGAATGAAATCAAGACGTCATTCGGATGATGATGCAGATGACGAGAAGATAACTAACGCTGGAGAGTCTGTTGCAGTATGCTTAGGACTTGTCATATCCTTGGTGACATCTTTACTGCTGATCGAGCAATAA